In Variovorax paradoxus, a single genomic region encodes these proteins:
- a CDS encoding SDR family NAD(P)-dependent oxidoreductase → MSSTGNSMAGKVAFITGGGTGIGAAVAAQFAAAGGRVVLMGRRLAQLEAVASKLGGLAVAGDAASTEDVRRALAQAREKFGRVDVLVANAGGHGVGDALSTDDASWALSTRLNLDTAFVCARELLPELIERRGNIVVLSSLAGHFAGPGVVGYVTMKHALIGLVRSLARDYGRQGVRVNAVCPGWVRTEMADEQMQVLVDKYRLADADAAYDLVTRDVPMGRAASPEDVANAVMFLASPLAAMVSGSSLMVDGGASAVDLPTIAFAHEA, encoded by the coding sequence ATGAGTTCCACAGGAAATTCCATGGCCGGCAAGGTCGCGTTCATCACGGGCGGCGGCACCGGCATCGGCGCGGCGGTGGCCGCGCAGTTCGCCGCGGCGGGCGGGCGTGTCGTGCTGATGGGGCGGCGCCTCGCGCAGCTCGAGGCCGTTGCATCGAAGCTCGGCGGCCTCGCTGTAGCGGGCGATGCCGCCAGCACCGAAGACGTGCGGCGCGCGCTGGCCCAGGCCCGCGAGAAGTTCGGCCGCGTCGACGTGCTCGTCGCCAACGCGGGCGGCCACGGCGTGGGCGATGCGCTCTCCACCGACGACGCATCGTGGGCGCTCTCGACGCGCCTGAACCTCGACACCGCCTTCGTCTGCGCGCGCGAACTGCTGCCGGAGCTGATCGAGCGGCGCGGCAACATCGTCGTGCTGTCTTCGCTCGCGGGCCACTTCGCGGGGCCGGGCGTGGTCGGCTACGTGACGATGAAGCATGCGCTCATCGGCCTCGTGCGTTCGCTGGCGCGCGACTACGGCAGGCAGGGCGTGCGCGTGAACGCCGTGTGCCCCGGCTGGGTGCGCACCGAGATGGCCGACGAGCAGATGCAGGTGCTCGTCGACAAGTACCGGCTGGCCGATGCCGACGCTGCCTACGACCTCGTCACGCGCGACGTGCCCATGGGCCGCGCCGCCAGCCCCGAGGACGTGGCGAACGCCGTGATGTTCCTCGCCTCGCCGCTGGCCGCGATGGTCTCCGGCAGCTCGCTGATGGTCGATGGCGGCGCCTCCGCCGTGGACCTTCCCACCATCGCCTTCGCGCACGAAGCCTGA
- a CDS encoding branched-chain amino acid ABC transporter permease, with product MPVQEVLPASLAEASRRARISLAVMVGSVLLIGLVVPWLANAYWIKTLTSSLALSIAAAGVALLYGQLGLVSLCQYALLGAGGWIALRAGHGLGWPFELSVLAGGLLSCVVGMLAGLPALRLKGLYLALVTMMMAGGFQVVINVTGFPDGGAGWLGRVFGSERLMMPRPALALTDAAYFRYVAVWLAVVLVLIELHRRTRAGRSWALIRRGEAAAVAAGVNILRYQTWAFGLAGFCAGVAGALLAGGVGQLDGRAFTAGDSVMLFALTVVGGVYHWAGALIAGLLLRAVPALLTDFGVNGYLAMIFFGLALLHALITAPSGIAGQLAGLVESVRKRLPGAGKDATP from the coding sequence ATGCCGGTGCAGGAGGTGCTGCCCGCCTCGCTCGCCGAAGCCTCGCGCCGCGCGCGCATCTCGCTGGCGGTGATGGTGGGCAGCGTGCTGCTCATCGGCCTCGTGGTGCCGTGGCTGGCCAACGCTTACTGGATCAAGACGCTCACCTCGTCGCTCGCGCTGTCGATCGCGGCGGCCGGCGTGGCGCTGCTCTACGGGCAGCTCGGGCTGGTGTCGCTGTGCCAGTACGCGCTGCTCGGCGCGGGCGGCTGGATCGCACTGCGCGCGGGGCACGGGCTGGGCTGGCCCTTCGAGCTGTCGGTGCTCGCGGGCGGGCTGCTGTCGTGCGTGGTGGGCATGCTCGCGGGGCTGCCGGCGCTGCGGCTCAAGGGGCTGTACCTGGCGCTCGTCACGATGATGATGGCGGGTGGCTTCCAGGTGGTGATCAACGTCACCGGCTTTCCCGATGGCGGCGCGGGCTGGCTGGGCCGCGTGTTCGGCAGCGAGCGGCTGATGATGCCCCGGCCCGCGCTGGCGCTCACCGATGCGGCGTACTTCCGCTACGTGGCCGTGTGGCTGGCGGTGGTGCTGGTGCTGATCGAGCTGCACCGGCGCACGCGCGCCGGGCGTTCGTGGGCACTGATCCGGCGCGGTGAGGCCGCGGCAGTGGCGGCCGGCGTGAACATCCTGCGCTACCAGACCTGGGCCTTCGGCCTGGCCGGCTTCTGCGCTGGCGTGGCGGGTGCATTGCTCGCGGGCGGCGTGGGCCAGCTCGACGGGCGCGCATTCACGGCGGGCGATTCGGTGATGCTGTTCGCGCTCACCGTGGTGGGCGGCGTCTATCACTGGGCCGGTGCGTTGATCGCGGGGCTGCTGCTGCGGGCGGTGCCGGCGTTGCTGACGGACTTCGGCGTCAATGGCTATCTGGCGATGATCTTCTTCGGCCTTGCCTTGCTGCATGCGCTCATCACCGCGCCGAGCGGCATCGCAGGGCAACTGGCGGGTTTGGTCGAATCGGTCCGCAAACGGCTCCCGGGCGCGGGCAAGGACGCCACGCCATGA
- a CDS encoding ABC transporter substrate-binding protein, with the protein MKKIQKKIALTFAVGAVGIAGAGGAWAQSGPDCGLNTGKPATGEPIPIGAVVGKTGPDDFSASGQAAAAYFKCVNANGGINGRPIDYIVVDDQWNPETAAQVASKLVKDRKVVALAGSTSFVECGANAKMYADEGVMVIAGTGVPRECFNARNYVPVNAGPRVSATIAAMYAAQKYKAKKMVCIIPNIPSLGNWACEGPKEWGRKNGVEVETIAIDPGSADATSTMLQAAAKKPDTIIMNVPKGILVPMLAAAEQQNIGKKIHFVSAAPAYNTDVPKAIGPYWKGNFDVNLEFNPLESAGPDNKNWLAVMDKYGAKSDPRDTFSQGGYVAARIVTQALLKMDPKKIDRAGVTDALRKVSDFKSDILCKPFYVGNGNRHNANNSGPVASPDGNGWRFAPGGCLTADDPELVDIRADEQKMGLK; encoded by the coding sequence ATGAAGAAGATCCAGAAGAAGATTGCGCTGACCTTCGCGGTCGGCGCTGTGGGCATCGCGGGCGCGGGCGGCGCATGGGCGCAGTCGGGCCCGGACTGCGGCCTGAACACCGGCAAGCCCGCCACGGGCGAGCCCATTCCCATCGGCGCGGTGGTCGGCAAGACCGGCCCCGACGACTTCAGCGCCTCGGGCCAGGCGGCGGCCGCGTACTTCAAGTGCGTGAACGCCAACGGCGGCATCAACGGACGCCCGATCGACTACATCGTGGTCGACGACCAGTGGAACCCCGAGACCGCCGCGCAGGTAGCGTCCAAGCTCGTGAAGGACCGCAAGGTGGTCGCGCTCGCGGGCAGCACCAGCTTCGTGGAGTGCGGCGCCAACGCCAAGATGTACGCCGACGAGGGCGTGATGGTCATCGCCGGCACGGGCGTGCCGCGCGAATGCTTCAACGCGCGCAACTACGTGCCGGTGAACGCGGGGCCGCGCGTGTCGGCCACCATCGCCGCCATGTACGCCGCGCAGAAGTACAAGGCGAAGAAGATGGTCTGCATCATTCCGAACATCCCCAGCCTGGGCAACTGGGCCTGCGAAGGCCCGAAGGAGTGGGGCAGGAAGAACGGCGTGGAGGTCGAGACCATCGCCATCGACCCCGGCTCGGCCGATGCCACTTCGACCATGCTGCAGGCGGCGGCCAAGAAGCCCGACACCATCATCATGAACGTGCCCAAGGGCATCCTGGTGCCCATGCTGGCCGCGGCCGAGCAGCAGAACATCGGCAAGAAGATCCACTTCGTGTCGGCCGCGCCGGCCTACAACACCGACGTGCCCAAGGCCATCGGCCCCTACTGGAAGGGCAACTTCGACGTCAACCTCGAATTCAACCCGCTCGAATCGGCCGGCCCCGACAACAAGAACTGGCTCGCGGTGATGGACAAGTACGGCGCCAAGAGCGACCCGCGCGACACTTTCTCGCAAGGCGGCTACGTGGCCGCGCGCATCGTGACGCAGGCGCTGCTGAAGATGGACCCGAAGAAGATCGACCGCGCGGGCGTGACCGACGCGCTGCGCAAGGTCAGCGACTTCAAGAGCGACATCCTCTGCAAGCCCTTCTACGTGGGCAACGGCAACCGCCACAACGCCAACAACAGCGGCCCGGTGGCCAGCCCCGACGGCAACGGCTGGCGCTTCGCGCCCGGCGGATGCCTGACGGCGGACGACCCGGAGCTGGTCGACATCCGCGCCGACGAGCAGAAGATGGGCCTGAAGTAA
- a CDS encoding aldehyde dehydrogenase family protein, protein MNLRDLSIEHLGQVGLLAQRRRGNHIDGREEAPVSGSYLPVVDPATEMTVAEAPDSDAADVNAAVASARRTFESAAWRLLRPADRERMLYTLSTLIESHADELSALETLQSGKLRGIARMVDVGAGAEFVRYMAGWATKLEGQTLDNSIGIPGPQWVTYTRREPVGVVGAIVPWNFPLAIALWKVAPALAAGCTVVLKPSEETPLTALRLADLAIEAGFPPGALNVVCGRGATAGAALAAHPDIRKISFTGSTGVGRLIGHAAVDNMARFTLELGGKSPLIVLDDADPAAAAQGAANGIFFHQGQVCTAGSRVYVQRGIFDKVVSQLALVAEGLRIGSGFDPQAQFGPLVSRRHMDRVMAHIDGAVAEGATLVTGGGRAFDGGCFVKPTVFVDAKPSMRIVREEVFGPVATVVPFDDVEDAIRLANDSAYGLAASVWSNNLSAVHRIVPRLQAGVVWVNAHNVLDNALPLGGVKQSGYGRDLGRAAVESFTELKSVCMAV, encoded by the coding sequence ATGAATCTGCGAGACCTGTCGATCGAACACCTCGGCCAGGTGGGCCTGCTGGCGCAGCGCCGGCGCGGCAACCACATCGACGGCCGCGAGGAGGCGCCCGTGAGCGGCAGCTACCTGCCCGTGGTCGACCCCGCCACCGAGATGACCGTGGCCGAGGCGCCCGACAGCGACGCGGCCGACGTGAACGCGGCAGTCGCCAGCGCGCGCCGCACCTTCGAGAGCGCCGCGTGGCGCCTGCTGCGCCCGGCAGACCGCGAGCGCATGCTCTACACGCTGTCGACGCTGATCGAATCGCACGCCGACGAACTCAGCGCGCTCGAGACCCTGCAAAGCGGCAAGCTGCGCGGCATCGCGCGCATGGTCGACGTGGGCGCCGGCGCCGAGTTCGTGCGCTACATGGCGGGCTGGGCCACCAAGCTCGAAGGCCAGACGCTGGACAACTCCATCGGCATCCCGGGCCCGCAGTGGGTGACCTACACCCGGCGCGAGCCGGTGGGCGTGGTGGGCGCCATCGTGCCGTGGAACTTTCCGCTCGCCATCGCGCTGTGGAAGGTCGCGCCCGCGCTCGCGGCCGGCTGCACCGTGGTGCTCAAGCCTTCGGAGGAAACACCGCTCACCGCGCTGCGGCTGGCCGATCTGGCCATCGAGGCGGGCTTTCCGCCGGGCGCGCTCAACGTGGTGTGCGGGCGTGGTGCGACTGCCGGCGCGGCGCTCGCCGCCCATCCGGACATCCGCAAGATCAGCTTCACCGGATCGACCGGCGTGGGCCGGCTGATCGGCCATGCCGCCGTCGACAACATGGCGCGCTTCACGTTGGAGCTGGGCGGCAAGTCGCCCTTGATCGTGCTGGACGACGCCGACCCGGCCGCGGCGGCGCAGGGCGCGGCCAACGGCATCTTCTTTCACCAGGGGCAGGTGTGCACCGCAGGCTCGCGCGTTTACGTGCAGCGCGGCATCTTCGACAAGGTGGTGTCGCAGCTGGCGCTGGTGGCCGAGGGGCTGCGCATCGGCTCGGGCTTCGATCCGCAGGCCCAGTTCGGCCCGCTGGTGTCGCGCCGCCACATGGACCGCGTGATGGCGCACATCGACGGCGCGGTGGCCGAGGGCGCGACGCTGGTCACCGGCGGCGGCCGCGCATTCGACGGCGGCTGCTTCGTGAAGCCCACCGTCTTCGTCGACGCGAAGCCCTCGATGCGCATCGTGCGCGAGGAAGTGTTCGGCCCGGTCGCGACGGTGGTGCCCTTCGACGACGTCGAGGATGCGATCCGCCTGGCCAACGACAGCGCCTACGGCCTGGCCGCGAGCGTGTGGTCGAACAACCTCTCAGCCGTGCATCGCATCGTGCCGCGCCTGCAGGCGGGCGTGGTCTGGGTCAACGCGCACAACGTGCTCGACAACGCGCTGCCGCTGGGCGGCGTGAAGCAGTCGGGCTACGGGCGCGACCTGGGGCGCGCGGCGGTCGAGAGCTTCACCGAGCTCAAGAGCGTGTGCATGGCGGTGTAG
- the hemE gene encoding uroporphyrinogen decarboxylase, giving the protein MPFAPLQNDTFLRACWRQATDHTPVWLMRQAGRYLPEYVATRAKAGSFMGLATNTGYATEVTLQPLERYALDAAILFSDILTVPDAMGLGLSFEAGEGPRFARPVRDEAAVAALEVPDMQKLRYVFDAVASIRKALNGRVPLIGFSGSPWTLACYMVEGAGSSDYRLVKSMLYSRPDLMHRILAVNAESVAAYLNAQIDAGAQAVMVFDSWGGVLADGAFQEFSLAYTARVLAGLKRTGADGQPVPRIVFTKGGGLWLDAMRELDCQVLGVDWTVNLASARKQVAEGTDGKAKALQGNIDPNVLFAPPDRIEAEVAKVLDAFGKPHADRATQGPTHIFNLGHGISQFTPPEHVAALVQAVHARSRALRG; this is encoded by the coding sequence ATGCCTTTCGCCCCATTGCAAAACGACACATTCCTGCGGGCCTGCTGGCGCCAGGCCACCGATCACACGCCCGTCTGGCTGATGCGCCAGGCCGGCCGCTACCTGCCGGAATACGTGGCCACCCGCGCGAAGGCGGGCAGCTTCATGGGGCTGGCCACCAACACCGGCTACGCCACCGAGGTCACGCTGCAGCCGCTGGAGCGCTATGCGCTCGACGCGGCCATCCTGTTCTCCGACATCCTGACCGTGCCCGACGCCATGGGCCTGGGCCTGTCCTTCGAGGCCGGCGAAGGCCCGCGCTTCGCGCGCCCGGTGCGCGACGAAGCGGCGGTGGCCGCGCTCGAAGTGCCCGACATGCAGAAGCTGCGCTATGTGTTCGACGCCGTGGCCTCGATCCGCAAGGCGCTGAATGGCCGGGTGCCGCTGATCGGCTTCTCGGGCAGCCCGTGGACGCTGGCCTGCTACATGGTGGAAGGCGCGGGCTCCAGCGACTACCGCCTCGTCAAGAGCATGCTGTACAGCCGCCCCGACCTGATGCACCGCATCCTCGCGGTCAACGCCGAATCGGTGGCCGCCTACCTCAATGCCCAGATCGACGCCGGCGCGCAGGCCGTGATGGTGTTCGACAGCTGGGGCGGCGTGCTGGCCGACGGCGCGTTCCAGGAATTCAGCCTCGCCTACACGGCGCGCGTGCTGGCGGGCCTGAAGCGCACCGGCGCCGACGGACAGCCCGTGCCGCGCATCGTGTTCACCAAGGGCGGCGGCCTGTGGCTCGACGCCATGCGCGAACTCGACTGCCAGGTGCTGGGCGTGGACTGGACCGTGAACCTGGCCTCGGCGCGCAAGCAGGTCGCCGAAGGCACCGACGGCAAGGCCAAGGCGCTGCAGGGCAACATCGACCCGAACGTGCTGTTCGCGCCGCCCGACCGGATCGAGGCCGAGGTGGCGAAGGTGCTGGACGCCTTCGGCAAGCCCCACGCCGACCGCGCCACCCAGGGCCCGACGCACATCTTCAACCTGGGCCACGGCATCAGCCAGTTCACGCCGCCGGAGCACGTGGCTGCGCTGGTTCAGGCGGTGCACGCCAGGTCGCGCGCGCTGCGCGGCTGA
- the priA gene encoding replication restart helicase PriA, with protein MQTPAHAALGDLLSYASAGPLPPGTLVRVPLGKREVLGVVWNEPVSLEGAEPDMALKPVGAALDALAPLGEAWRDLVAFAGRYYQRSIGEIALAALPPQLRDLTTTQLARRLKRKTTAGPVAETAESANLIALSAEQTAALERIEAASGTFLLVGSTGSGKTEVYLRCVADLLAREPEAQALVMVPEINLTPQLEARFKARFGEEAVVSLHSGMTNPQRLASWLAAHSGGARIVLGTRMAVFASIPGLKLIVVDEEHDPSYKQQEGARYSARDLAVWRGQREGAKVILGSATPSFESWHQSRPAEGDDPGGRYVRLAMPSRIGAGELPAVRLVDMNLQPPKTVISGALLDAIGQRIARGEQSMIFLNRRGYAPVLACGDCGWKSECPHCSAYRVFHKIDRTLRCHHCGFTERVPRACPACGNPDIAPVGRGTERLEEHLAELFAAVKRPDGGAVRIARIDADSTRKQGALESQLAAVHSGEVDVLVGTQMIAKGHDFRRITLVAAVNPDGALFSSDFRAPERLFSLLMQSAGRAGRDAAYLASQGATAEMWIQTHHAQHPLFMALRQHDYAVFARQQLDERRAAGMPPFAFQALLRADAREQSVAQAFLNIAADQAEALPGADLVTRYPAVPLAIQRVANVERAQMLIESPSRAALQRLLAGWQPLLHELRRTPEGKGVIRWLVDVDPHSI; from the coding sequence GTGCAGACGCCCGCGCATGCCGCGCTGGGCGACCTGCTGAGCTACGCCAGCGCCGGCCCGCTGCCGCCCGGCACGCTGGTGCGGGTGCCGCTGGGCAAGCGCGAGGTGCTGGGCGTGGTGTGGAACGAGCCGGTTTCGCTGGAAGGCGCCGAGCCCGACATGGCGCTCAAGCCCGTGGGCGCCGCGCTCGACGCGCTGGCGCCGCTGGGCGAGGCCTGGCGCGACCTCGTGGCTTTTGCCGGGCGCTACTACCAGCGCTCGATCGGCGAGATCGCGTTGGCCGCGCTGCCGCCGCAGCTGCGCGACCTGACGACCACGCAGCTCGCGCGCCGGCTCAAGCGCAAGACCACGGCCGGGCCGGTGGCGGAAACGGCCGAGTCGGCGAACCTGATCGCGCTGAGCGCCGAGCAGACCGCCGCGCTCGAGCGCATCGAGGCCGCGAGCGGCACCTTCCTGCTGGTCGGCAGCACCGGCAGCGGCAAGACCGAGGTCTACCTGCGCTGCGTAGCCGACCTGCTGGCGCGCGAGCCCGAAGCGCAGGCGCTGGTGATGGTGCCCGAGATCAACCTCACGCCGCAGCTCGAAGCCCGCTTCAAGGCCCGCTTCGGCGAAGAGGCGGTGGTGTCGCTGCACAGCGGCATGACCAACCCGCAGCGGCTGGCGAGCTGGCTGGCGGCGCACAGCGGCGGGGCGCGCATCGTGCTGGGCACGCGCATGGCGGTGTTCGCGTCGATTCCAGGGCTCAAGCTGATCGTGGTCGACGAGGAGCACGACCCCAGCTACAAGCAGCAGGAAGGCGCGCGCTACTCGGCGCGCGACCTCGCGGTGTGGCGCGGCCAGCGCGAAGGCGCCAAGGTGATCCTCGGCTCGGCCACGCCCTCGTTCGAGAGCTGGCACCAGAGCCGGCCCGCCGAGGGCGACGACCCGGGCGGGCGCTATGTGCGGCTGGCCATGCCCTCGCGCATCGGCGCGGGCGAACTGCCGGCCGTGCGGCTGGTCGACATGAACCTGCAGCCGCCGAAGACGGTGATTTCGGGCGCGCTGCTCGACGCCATCGGCCAGCGCATCGCGCGCGGCGAGCAAAGCATGATTTTCCTGAACCGGCGCGGCTATGCGCCGGTGCTGGCCTGCGGCGACTGCGGCTGGAAAAGCGAATGCCCGCACTGCAGCGCCTACCGGGTGTTCCACAAGATCGACCGCACGCTGCGCTGCCACCACTGCGGCTTCACGGAGCGCGTGCCGCGCGCCTGCCCGGCCTGCGGCAACCCCGACATCGCGCCCGTGGGCCGGGGCACCGAGCGGCTCGAAGAGCACCTGGCGGAGCTGTTCGCCGCGGTGAAGCGGCCCGACGGCGGCGCGGTGCGCATCGCGCGCATCGACGCCGACAGCACCAGGAAGCAGGGGGCGCTCGAATCGCAGCTCGCGGCGGTGCACTCGGGCGAGGTCGACGTGCTGGTCGGCACGCAGATGATCGCCAAGGGCCACGATTTCCGCCGCATCACGCTGGTGGCCGCGGTGAACCCCGACGGCGCACTGTTCTCCAGCGACTTCCGCGCGCCGGAGCGGCTGTTCAGCCTGCTGATGCAGTCGGCCGGCCGCGCGGGCCGCGACGCCGCCTACCTGGCCTCGCAGGGCGCGACGGCCGAGATGTGGATCCAGACGCACCATGCGCAGCACCCGCTGTTCATGGCGCTGCGCCAGCACGACTACGCGGTGTTCGCCAGGCAGCAGCTCGACGAGCGCCGCGCCGCCGGCATGCCGCCGTTCGCGTTCCAGGCGCTGCTGCGGGCCGATGCGCGCGAGCAGTCGGTGGCGCAGGCTTTCCTGAACATCGCCGCCGACCAGGCCGAGGCGCTGCCGGGCGCCGACCTGGTCACGCGCTATCCGGCGGTGCCGCTGGCGATCCAGCGCGTGGCCAACGTGGAGCGTGCGCAGATGCTGATCGAGAGCCCCTCGCGCGCGGCGCTGCAGCGCCTCCTGGCGGGCTGGCAGCCGCTGCTGCACGAACTGCGCCGCACGCCCGAGGGAAAAGGCGTGATCCGCTGGCTGGTCGACGTGGATCCGCACAGCATCTGA
- a CDS encoding ABC transporter ATP-binding protein, which translates to MIRISDLTVAFGGVKAIDALTAELDAPVCGLIGPNGAGKTTLVNVLSGLVLPRSGTVAVDGADLLGLKPIERVRFGLRRSFQTEQVVEDLSVWDNVRALLDHVPHARGDAVAQVARALAHTGLLDVATVLGHRLNLFQRRMLEIAKSLVGAPKLLLLDEPGAGLTEQEAGALRRVIGSVHAFCGAQVLLIDHDVDLIAATCTQTLVLDFGRRLALGPTREVLDDPAVRKAYLGTE; encoded by the coding sequence ATGATCCGCATCAGCGATCTCACCGTCGCCTTCGGCGGCGTCAAGGCCATCGATGCGCTCACGGCCGAGCTCGACGCGCCGGTGTGCGGCCTCATCGGCCCCAACGGCGCGGGCAAGACCACGCTGGTCAACGTGCTCAGCGGCCTGGTGCTGCCGCGCAGCGGCACGGTCGCGGTGGATGGCGCCGACCTGCTGGGCCTCAAGCCCATCGAGCGCGTGCGTTTCGGCCTGCGCCGCTCGTTCCAGACCGAGCAGGTGGTGGAAGACCTGAGCGTGTGGGACAACGTGCGCGCCTTGCTCGACCATGTGCCGCATGCGCGTGGCGATGCGGTGGCGCAGGTCGCGCGCGCGCTGGCGCACACCGGCCTGCTCGACGTTGCCACGGTGCTTGGCCACCGGCTCAACCTGTTCCAGCGCCGCATGCTGGAGATCGCCAAGTCGCTGGTCGGCGCGCCCAAGCTTCTGCTGCTCGACGAGCCCGGCGCTGGCCTCACCGAGCAGGAAGCCGGCGCGCTGCGCCGCGTGATCGGCTCGGTGCATGCCTTCTGCGGCGCGCAGGTGCTGCTGATCGACCACGACGTCGACCTGATCGCCGCCACCTGCACGCAGACCCTGGTGCTCGACTTCGGCCGCCGCCTCGCGCTGGGCCCGACGCGCGAAGTGCTCGACGACCCGGCCGTGCGCAAGGCCTACCTCGGAACGGAATGA
- a CDS encoding MoaF C-terminal domain-containing protein produces the protein MSTDTTTKPADWKTYDQFALGIATNRLPPTDALAGQTLVLALPDFRLTLKPRTQHTIDWQEECARGGQAQGDWYEAIEVAPDTFFLDITQGSRPTEALTVVLNTRTRRVLAIRCRIVSAEEAAGQPRVPQDFWPGTLEGGAAASGTEPHATRDLIGLRTWQTYSPNHTYEHTYLSSERYAWQCLVGVQRGHGDVDLASYWKFDDGQYVFTFREFLIPVASVFFFDFTQGRSTGKFLGVTGAGEVANNPAGAFMRKAAQTFYPPEFGPV, from the coding sequence ATGAGCACCGATACCACCACCAAGCCCGCCGACTGGAAGACCTACGACCAGTTCGCGCTCGGCATCGCCACCAACCGCCTGCCGCCCACCGACGCGCTCGCGGGCCAGACGCTGGTGCTGGCCTTGCCCGACTTTCGCCTCACGCTGAAGCCGCGCACGCAGCACACGATCGATTGGCAGGAAGAGTGCGCACGCGGCGGACAGGCGCAGGGCGACTGGTACGAGGCCATCGAAGTCGCGCCCGACACCTTCTTCCTCGACATCACCCAGGGCAGCCGCCCCACCGAGGCACTGACCGTGGTGCTCAACACGCGCACGCGCCGCGTGCTCGCCATCCGCTGCCGCATCGTGAGCGCCGAGGAAGCTGCTGGCCAGCCGCGCGTGCCGCAGGACTTCTGGCCCGGCACGCTCGAAGGCGGCGCTGCCGCATCGGGCACTGAGCCGCACGCCACCCGCGACCTCATCGGCCTGCGCACCTGGCAGACCTACAGCCCCAACCACACCTACGAGCACACCTACCTGAGCTCGGAGCGCTACGCCTGGCAGTGCCTGGTCGGTGTGCAGCGCGGCCACGGCGACGTGGATCTTGCGAGCTACTGGAAGTTCGACGACGGGCAATACGTCTTCACCTTCCGCGAGTTCCTGATTCCGGTCGCGTCGGTGTTCTTCTTCGACTTCACGCAGGGCCGATCGACCGGCAAGTTCCTCGGCGTCACCGGTGCCGGCGAAGTCGCCAACAACCCCGCCGGCGCCTTCATGCGCAAGGCCGCGCAGACCTTCTATCCGCCCGAGTTCGGGCCGGTCTGA
- a CDS encoding nuclear transport factor 2 family protein translates to MRTPHQIVADHYAASDRQDLDAMFADVAEDVQWTEMAGFPCAGTHVGPARVIEKVFKALGAEWEGYRFVLERLVDGGDTVVGIGDYHGRNRATGKTMHARVTHVWQVQGGKVRRFEQFTDTLLVARAMQ, encoded by the coding sequence ATGCGCACGCCCCATCAGATCGTCGCCGACCACTACGCCGCCTCCGACCGCCAGGACCTCGACGCCATGTTCGCCGACGTGGCCGAGGACGTGCAGTGGACCGAGATGGCCGGCTTTCCCTGCGCCGGCACGCATGTCGGCCCGGCGCGGGTCATCGAGAAGGTCTTCAAGGCACTGGGCGCCGAGTGGGAGGGCTACCGCTTCGTGCTGGAGCGGCTGGTCGATGGCGGCGACACCGTGGTCGGCATCGGCGACTACCACGGCCGCAACCGCGCCACCGGCAAGACCATGCACGCGCGCGTCACCCATGTGTGGCAGGTGCAGGGCGGCAAGGTGCGGCGCTTCGAGCAGTTCACCGACACGCTGCTCGTGGCGCGGGCCATGCAGTGA
- a CDS encoding branched-chain amino acid ABC transporter permease, giving the protein MEDYLPFVISGLGLGAVYALSGVGLVVLYRSSGVLNFAFGAIGAIGAYVAWSMLEADWPQALAWSAAIVTSMLLSLAYGRLLAPRLSHRDPTIRSIATLGFALVVVGFTEWYWGEQPRRLVLPTDAGAIDFVLGEVEVRLTHTRALGLTLAVLMMGGVGLLLSKTRVGLKMRALANDRDLSALLGIRVLGVDTVAWVLSGAFAGVCGLLLANIVRLQATLLTFLVIPAFAAAIIGRLHSLPATVAGGIAIGVLEALAITVPGFASFRTATPFLIALAMIVFYRTGTRQA; this is encoded by the coding sequence ATGGAGGATTACCTGCCTTTCGTCATCTCGGGCCTGGGCCTGGGCGCGGTGTACGCGCTCTCCGGCGTGGGGCTGGTGGTGCTCTACCGCTCGTCGGGCGTGCTGAACTTCGCATTCGGTGCCATCGGCGCGATCGGCGCCTACGTGGCCTGGTCGATGCTCGAAGCCGACTGGCCGCAGGCCCTTGCGTGGTCCGCGGCCATCGTCACCTCGATGCTGCTGTCGCTGGCCTACGGTCGGTTGCTGGCGCCAAGGCTTTCGCATCGCGACCCGACCATCCGCAGCATCGCGACGCTGGGCTTCGCGCTGGTGGTGGTCGGCTTCACCGAGTGGTACTGGGGCGAGCAGCCGCGCCGGCTGGTGCTGCCGACCGACGCGGGCGCCATCGACTTCGTGCTCGGCGAGGTCGAGGTTCGGCTCACCCACACGCGCGCGCTGGGGCTCACGCTGGCCGTGCTGATGATGGGCGGCGTCGGCCTGCTGCTGTCGAAGACGCGCGTGGGCCTGAAGATGCGCGCACTGGCCAACGACCGCGACCTGAGCGCGCTGCTGGGCATCCGCGTGCTGGGCGTGGACACGGTGGCCTGGGTGCTCAGCGGCGCCTTCGCCGGCGTATGCGGCCTGCTGCTGGCGAACATCGTGCGGCTGCAGGCCACGCTGCTGACCTTCCTGGTGATTCCCGCATTCGCGGCGGCCATCATCGGACGGCTGCATTCGCTGCCGGCCACGGTGGCGGGCGGCATCGCCATCGGCGTGCTGGAGGCGCTGGCGATCACGGTGCCGGGCTTCGCCTCGTTCCGCACGGCCACGCCGTTCCTGATCGCGCTGGCGATGATCGTGTTCTACCGCACGGGGACTCGGCAGGCATGA